In a single window of the Methanofastidiosum sp. genome:
- a CDS encoding peptidylprolyl isomerase has protein sequence MKNGDFVEIQYVGKIKETGKIFDVTDETKAKQANVYKEGTKYEPIQVIVGAGHVIKGLDESLLDIEVGETKTFDINPEKGFGKRDSSLLQIIHLNDFKKHGIFPRAGLKIEINGHWATVRSVSSGRVKLDFNHPLSGKTLLYEVTILKKIDDLTEKIHAILKVRAPGIDVSSQKITFEEEKVNIDLKGINPPYKTSLEEFIKSDISTYIPEIKESSISFID, from the coding sequence TTGAAAAACGGAGATTTTGTTGAAATACAATATGTTGGAAAAATCAAAGAAACAGGAAAAATCTTTGATGTAACTGATGAAACAAAAGCAAAACAAGCCAACGTATATAAAGAGGGAACTAAATACGAACCCATACAGGTAATAGTCGGCGCCGGTCATGTAATTAAAGGATTGGATGAGTCCCTCTTGGATATAGAAGTTGGAGAAACAAAAACTTTTGATATAAATCCTGAAAAAGGATTCGGAAAAAGAGATTCATCTCTATTGCAGATAATACACTTGAACGATTTTAAAAAACACGGTATTTTTCCAAGAGCGGGATTAAAAATAGAAATTAATGGTCATTGGGCGACCGTGAGAAGTGTTTCAAGTGGTAGAGTAAAACTTGATTTTAATCATCCATTATCGGGCAAAACACTCTTATACGAAGTAACAATTCTTAAAAAAATTGATGATTTGACTGAAAAGATTCATGCTATCTTAAAAGTTAGGGCTCCAGGGATAGATGTTTCATCCCAAAAAATTACTTTTGAAGAAGAAAAAGTAAACATAGATCTTAAAGGGATTAATCCACCATATAAAACCTCTCTTGAAGAGTTTATTAAATCAGATATTTCTACTTACATCCCAGAAATAAAAGAATCATCAATTAGTTTCATTGATTAA
- a CDS encoding NUDIX domain-containing protein, giving the protein MKRKEIVTSFLFKDNKILILKRSDKVGTFRGKWAGISGFIEDENSLEAALREIQEETGVGSTYLELLKIGIPFDVIDSTNNTIWSINPFLFLFKGDEIKIDWEHDTFAWIYPKEIENYDTVKNLKKTLFDLIENSDVEQND; this is encoded by the coding sequence ATGAAGAGAAAAGAAATTGTTACTTCATTTTTATTTAAAGATAACAAAATCCTTATTCTAAAAAGAAGTGACAAAGTTGGCACTTTTAGGGGTAAATGGGCAGGTATTTCTGGTTTTATTGAAGATGAAAATAGCCTTGAAGCTGCTTTGAGAGAAATACAAGAGGAAACAGGTGTTGGTAGTACCTATTTGGAACTTCTTAAAATCGGGATACCTTTTGATGTAATCGATAGTACAAACAACACCATATGGTCAATTAACCCATTCCTTTTCTTATTCAAAGGGGATGAAATAAAAATAGATTGGGAACATGACACGTTTGCATGGATATATCCAAAAGAAATAGAAAATTATGACACTGTTAAAAATCTTAAAAAGACCTTATTTGATCTTATTGAAAATTCCGATGTAGAACAAAATGATTGA
- the radA gene encoding DNA repair and recombination protein RadA — protein MEKIKDLEDLPGIGPKTAEKLKEAGFRTVESIAVASPKELFEIAEIGESSASKIIEAAREAADVGGFFTANELLEKRKFIGRITSGSKRLDELIAGGFESQSIIEAFGEFGSGKSQIGHQLCVNVQLPIEKGGLDAGAIFIDTESTFRPERIIQMAKGVGLDPTEVLNKIRVARAFNSDHQMLLTEKTVELIEAEKIKLLVIDSLTSSFRSEYVGRGTLAERQQKLARHLRTLHNIASNQDVCVFVTNQVSAKPDAFFGDPTRPIGGHILGHSSTIRLYLRKAKGGQRIARLVDSPNLPEGEAIFFVTENGIEDK, from the coding sequence ATGGAAAAAATAAAAGATCTGGAAGACCTTCCAGGTATAGGGCCTAAAACTGCAGAAAAGTTAAAAGAGGCCGGATTTAGAACTGTAGAATCAATAGCTGTAGCTTCACCAAAAGAATTATTTGAAATTGCAGAAATTGGTGAAAGCTCTGCATCCAAGATAATCGAAGCTGCCAGAGAAGCCGCCGATGTAGGTGGATTTTTTACAGCAAATGAACTTTTAGAAAAACGTAAATTTATTGGAAGAATAACTTCAGGTAGTAAAAGATTAGATGAACTCATAGCCGGTGGATTTGAGTCACAATCAATAATCGAAGCTTTTGGAGAATTTGGCTCAGGTAAAAGTCAGATTGGACACCAACTTTGTGTAAATGTACAATTACCAATTGAAAAAGGCGGTCTTGACGCCGGTGCTATATTCATAGATACAGAAAGTACATTTAGACCTGAAAGGATTATACAGATGGCAAAAGGAGTTGGGCTTGACCCTACTGAAGTTCTGAATAAGATTAGGGTGGCTAGAGCATTTAATTCAGATCATCAAATGTTACTTACTGAAAAAACAGTAGAATTGATAGAAGCAGAAAAAATAAAGTTGTTAGTTATAGATTCTCTAACTTCTTCATTTAGGTCAGAGTATGTTGGAAGAGGAACTCTGGCTGAAAGACAGCAGAAACTCGCAAGACATTTGAGAACTTTACACAATATCGCATCTAACCAAGATGTTTGTGTTTTTGTTACAAATCAAGTTTCTGCAAAACCTGATGCTTTTTTTGGAGACCCAACAAGACCTATTGGAGGGCATATACTTGGGCACTCATCTACAATTAGACTATATCTAAGAAAAGCAAAAGGTGGGCAAAGGATAGCAAGACTCGTAGATTCTCCAAATTTGCCGGAGGGCGAAGCAATATTCTTTGTAACTGAAAATGGAATCGAAGACAAATAG
- the albA gene encoding DNA-binding protein Alba, producing the protein MDVLVGKKKAMAYVLAIVTGFNAGENEITIKARGRSISTAVDTAEIVKSRFIPDAKITDIKIGTEQVEQRAVSTIEITMKK; encoded by the coding sequence ATGGATGTACTCGTAGGAAAGAAAAAAGCAATGGCGTATGTTCTTGCTATAGTCACCGGGTTTAATGCCGGTGAGAATGAGATAACCATAAAAGCTAGGGGAAGAAGTATATCTACTGCTGTAGACACTGCAGAAATAGTAAAAAGCAGATTCATTCCTGATGCAAAAATTACCGATATAAAGATTGGGACTGAGCAAGTCGAACAGAGAGCAGTAAGTACTATCGAAATAACAATGAAAAAATAA
- a CDS encoding DUF3127 domain-containing protein produces MTAEALYERLLETISEDELKERIDKKIQSVGGLLSEEGALLLIAGELGVTYEEIPKEKKHFFISDINEGMQHVDISGRIMRIFDVNTFQRKTGTEGRVQNIVIADKTGSIRIVFWDDQIDKLKQFKRGDVVTVRNGYLRKGLNNEFEISLGKDGVISSGQDSPDYPPINYVKIKIRDIEDKMSNIDVTGRVSAIFGIKEFAKKDGSVGKVGNFMIMDDTGEIRVTLWDKKAELLNTLFKNDIITIENAYSKMGLNSVEINLGFSSNVVHEKTEREDIPKSESSTVSISDLKENMRGITIEGYVKEVYDTRTFTRESGTGKVGRFLLSDNSHELKVVLWDDKAELLTTLVPGIKIRIESCNIRFNNGLEAHLGLGSRIQSFDNEEKIDEKKIADHSLSDDVNVLARVDGIEGDFLVIIDESGSVPLSLGQITNKNFNIGDSVKVIGKLEKDSDVLFIKATSIEKGEYSIPSLESIKNPPSKTIDELSNNDYCIITPLIKHIVSEENNYIVICDDGYGSIRGKIKKEVQPWKEYDIKARIYENNNLKEFYGYDIKEINPVSKAKDIFVVI; encoded by the coding sequence ATGACAGCGGAAGCGCTTTATGAAAGATTATTAGAAACAATTTCTGAAGATGAACTAAAAGAAAGAATTGATAAAAAAATTCAATCTGTCGGTGGACTTTTATCAGAAGAAGGGGCGTTACTCTTAATAGCCGGTGAATTAGGGGTAACTTATGAAGAAATTCCTAAAGAAAAAAAACACTTTTTTATCTCAGATATTAATGAAGGGATGCAACACGTAGATATCAGTGGCAGAATAATGAGAATTTTTGATGTCAATACTTTCCAGAGAAAGACTGGTACAGAAGGAAGAGTTCAGAATATTGTAATTGCAGATAAAACTGGGAGCATTAGGATTGTTTTTTGGGATGATCAGATAGATAAGCTTAAGCAATTTAAGAGAGGCGACGTTGTTACAGTTAGAAATGGTTATTTAAGAAAAGGACTTAACAATGAGTTTGAGATTAGCCTTGGAAAAGACGGAGTTATTTCTAGCGGTCAAGATAGTCCAGATTACCCTCCCATAAATTATGTTAAAATTAAAATCAGAGACATTGAAGACAAGATGAGTAACATAGATGTTACTGGCAGAGTTTCTGCAATCTTTGGCATAAAGGAATTTGCTAAAAAAGATGGGTCTGTTGGAAAAGTTGGTAACTTCATGATCATGGACGACACAGGAGAAATAAGAGTTACTCTATGGGATAAAAAAGCAGAATTACTAAATACTCTTTTCAAAAATGATATTATTACTATTGAAAATGCATATTCCAAGATGGGATTAAATTCTGTTGAAATTAATCTTGGTTTTTCATCTAATGTTGTGCATGAAAAGACTGAAAGAGAAGATATCCCAAAATCAGAATCTTCGACAGTTTCTATATCTGATCTTAAAGAAAATATGAGAGGTATCACTATAGAGGGATACGTAAAAGAGGTATATGATACAAGAACATTTACGAGAGAAAGTGGAACAGGAAAAGTTGGTAGATTTTTATTAAGTGACAATTCTCATGAACTTAAAGTAGTGTTATGGGACGATAAAGCGGAATTATTGACAACTTTAGTGCCCGGTATTAAAATAAGAATTGAATCTTGTAACATAAGATTTAATAATGGTCTTGAAGCCCATCTTGGACTCGGTTCAAGAATACAATCTTTTGATAATGAAGAGAAAATAGATGAAAAGAAAATAGCCGATCACAGTTTATCCGACGATGTTAATGTTTTAGCAAGAGTCGATGGCATTGAAGGTGATTTCTTAGTCATTATCGATGAGTCTGGTAGCGTCCCTCTTTCTTTGGGCCAAATAACAAATAAGAATTTTAATATTGGCGATTCTGTCAAAGTGATTGGAAAACTTGAAAAAGATTCAGATGTCTTGTTTATTAAAGCAACTTCTATTGAAAAGGGAGAATATAGTATTCCAAGCCTTGAATCTATTAAAAATCCCCCTTCCAAAACAATAGATGAATTATCAAATAATGATTATTGTATAATTACTCCTTTGATAAAACATATTGTTAGTGAAGAAAATAACTATATTGTTATTTGTGATGACGGTTATGGCAGTATTAGAGGTAAGATTAAAAAGGAAGTACAACCTTGGAAGGAATACGATATTAAAGCTAGAATTTATGAGAATAATAACTTGAAAGAGTTTTATGGGTATGATATTAAAGAGATAAACCCTGTTTCCAAGGCTAAAGATATCTTTGTGGTGATTTAA
- a CDS encoding bifunctional DNA primase/polymerase: RAYDDVPERVWINPLFDQAIKYFYLGLNIIPLRERDKISIIPWRRYQIEKVDIRDIDGWWSQWPNANIGIVTGSISRLLVLDIDGEEGRQSLKIASKDATINTPVARSSRGKHYYFRANRIFRTCAGILPGVDVRCEGGIIVAPPSVHPSGRVYEWEKSIFGNDLEDTPTWLSEILSEREGKDKAKEATIPLGKRNSELTRISGILRNKGLSPEAVRDTISRINQIQCEEPLGQGEVDRITTDFPKNTFAMTDLGNSERLIYHYGDVIRYCHLWKKWIVWDGKRWLKDDSGAIYRLAKDTVRSINAEAAIEQDYSRKGELSKWAFLSESSYRIEALVKLTTNELPISPDDLDKDVWFLNVENGIIDLRTGEFSEDHLKEKFITKLANVKYDPDAKCPMWENFLREIFEGNEELIDYIQKAIGYSMTSDDREQVLFFLHGLGQNGKTTFLNIIMTMLGEYAKDADPSTFMDKKFDGGPKNDVARLKGARFVRSSEIAEGKYLDEDFIKRVTGHEGLTARFLYGEIFDFAPKFKLWMISNNKPTIRGSDFAIWRRLMTIPFNYRIPNDKRDKTLEAKLDEELPGI; this comes from the coding sequence AGGGCATACGATGATGTACCTGAGCGCGTATGGATCAATCCCCTTTTTGACCAGGCCATAAAGTATTTTTATCTAGGCCTAAATATAATCCCCCTTAGAGAAAGGGACAAGATATCAATTATCCCCTGGAGAAGGTACCAAATTGAGAAGGTAGATATAAGGGATATAGACGGTTGGTGGAGCCAGTGGCCTAATGCAAACATTGGCATTGTCACAGGTTCAATCAGCAGGCTCTTGGTGTTGGATATTGACGGGGAAGAGGGGCGCCAATCACTAAAGATCGCTTCCAAGGATGCCACGATAAACACGCCAGTTGCAAGATCTAGCAGGGGTAAGCACTATTACTTTAGGGCCAATAGGATCTTTCGCACATGCGCCGGTATTCTTCCAGGCGTTGATGTAAGATGCGAGGGAGGAATTATCGTTGCGCCTCCAAGCGTCCATCCCTCTGGCAGGGTCTACGAGTGGGAAAAGTCAATCTTTGGTAATGATTTAGAGGACACGCCTACCTGGCTATCCGAAATACTTTCTGAGAGAGAGGGTAAAGATAAGGCCAAAGAAGCTACAATCCCCTTGGGGAAAAGGAATTCCGAGCTTACAAGGATATCTGGCATATTACGAAACAAGGGCCTTTCGCCAGAGGCCGTAAGGGACACGATATCAAGGATCAATCAAATACAGTGTGAGGAGCCTCTCGGCCAGGGGGAAGTGGACAGGATAACGACAGACTTCCCGAAGAACACTTTTGCCATGACTGACCTTGGCAATTCTGAAAGATTGATCTACCACTATGGGGACGTCATAAGGTACTGCCACCTCTGGAAGAAGTGGATAGTCTGGGATGGAAAAAGGTGGCTAAAGGATGATAGCGGGGCCATATACAGACTTGCCAAGGACACTGTGCGGAGCATTAATGCAGAAGCTGCCATAGAGCAAGATTATTCCAGGAAGGGAGAGCTATCAAAGTGGGCCTTTCTCTCAGAAAGCTCCTACCGCATTGAAGCGCTTGTTAAGCTTACAACAAATGAGCTACCAATATCCCCAGATGATCTTGACAAGGACGTGTGGTTTCTGAATGTTGAAAACGGCATAATAGATCTTAGGACCGGCGAGTTCTCAGAAGACCACCTGAAAGAGAAGTTCATCACAAAGCTTGCCAATGTCAAATATGATCCAGATGCAAAATGCCCTATGTGGGAGAATTTCCTTCGTGAGATCTTCGAGGGAAACGAGGAGCTAATCGATTACATCCAGAAGGCCATCGGGTACAGCATGACATCTGATGACCGTGAGCAGGTCCTTTTCTTTCTCCACGGCCTGGGCCAGAACGGGAAGACCACATTTCTCAATATAATCATGACGATGCTGGGCGAGTATGCCAAGGATGCTGACCCATCCACCTTCATGGACAAGAAGTTTGACGGAGGCCCTAAGAATGATGTTGCAAGACTAAAGGGCGCCAGGTTTGTAAGATCATCAGAGATAGCCGAAGGCAAATACTTAGACGAGGACTTCATAAAGAGGGTGACTGGGCACGAAGGCCTCACCGCCAGATTTCTATACGGAGAGATATTTGACTTTGCCCCTAAGTTCAAACTATGGATGATCTCAAACAACAAGCCAACTATCAGGGGGAGCGACTTTGCCATCTGGCGCAGGCTTATGACCATACCCTTCAACTACCGCATTCCAAACGACAAGAGGGATAAGACCCTAGAGGCAAAGCTTGACGAGGAGCTTCCAGGCATTTGA